The Henckelia pumila isolate YLH828 unplaced genomic scaffold, ASM3356847v2 CTG_461:::fragment_3, whole genome shotgun sequence genome window below encodes:
- the LOC140871389 gene encoding pyruvate kinase, cytosolic isozyme has protein sequence MANIDIEGILKDIPSDGRIPKTKIVCTLGPASRSVEMLEKLLRAGMNVARFNFSHGSHEYHQETLETLKIAMHNTQILCAVMLDTKGPEIRTGFLKDAKPIQLKEGQEITVTTDYSIKGDEKMISMSYQKLPVDLKPGNSILCADGTITLKVLSCDPANGTVRCRCENTAMLSERKNVNLPGVVVDLPTLTDKDKEDILEWGVPNKIDMIALSFVRKGSDLVNVRKFLGPNAKHIQLMSKIENQEGVINFDEILRESDSYMVARGDLGMEIPVEKIFLAQKMMIYKCNIAGKPVVTATQMLESMIKSPRPTRAEATDVANAVLDGTDCVMLSGESAAGAYPELAVKIMARICIEAESSLDYGAIFKSMIKSTPLPMSPLESLASSAVRTANKARAKLIVVMTRGGTTAKLVAKYRPAVPILSVVVPVLTTDSFDWAISDETPARQSLVYRGLIPVLAEGSAKATDAESTEVILEGAMKFATSRGLCQPGDAIVALHRIGSSSIIKICLVK, from the exons ATGGCAAATATAGACATTGAAGGAATCCTGAAGGATATTCCTTCAGATGGCCGGATCCCCAAGACGAAAATTGTGTGTACTTTGGGGCCGGCTTCTAGGTCGGTAGAGATGTTGGAGAAGCTTCTCCGGGCAGGCATGAACGTTGCGAGGTTCAACttttctcatggatcacacgaaTACCATCAGGAGACTCTGGAAACTCTGAAGATTGCAATGCATAATACTCAAATCCTTTGCGCCGTCATGCTTGACACGAAG GGGCCCGAGATTCGAACAGGTTTCCTGAAGGATGCAAAACCTATTCAACTAAAGGAAGGCCAAGAAATCACTGTAACCACGGATTACAGCATAAAAGGAGATGAAAAGATGATCTCGATGAGCTACCAAAAATTGCCGGTTGACTTGAAACCTGGAAATTCCATTCTTTGTGCAGACGGTACCATCACACTTAAGGTTTTATCATGTGATCCTGCCAATGGAACCGTGAGATGCCGTTGTGAAAACACGGCCATGTTAAGTGAGAGGAAAAATGTGAATTTGCCTGGTGTTGTCGTAGACCTTCCAACACTTACGGACAAGGACAAAGAAGATATCCTTGAATGGGGTGTTCCAAATAAGATTGACATGATTGCCCTTTCTTTTGTTCGTAAGGGTTCTGATCTTGTCAATGTTCGAAAGTTTCTGGGTCCTAATGCCAAGCATATTCAGTTAATGTCAAAG ATTGAGAATCAAGAGGGAGTTATCAACTTTGATGAAATCCTCCGCGAGTCCGATTCATACATGGTTGCTCGTGGTGATCTCGGGATGGAAATTCCCGTGGAGAAGATATTCTTGGCCCAAAAAATGATGATATACAAGTGTAATATTGCTGGAAAGCCTGTGGTGACTGCCACTCAGATGCTCGAATCTATGATCAAGTCTCCAAGGCCTACACGTGCCGAGGCAACTGACGTGGCAAACGCTGTCCTAGATGGCACAGATTGTGTTATGCTTAGTGGAGAAAGTGCTGCTGGAGCCTATCCTGAACTTGCTGTGAAAATCATGGCGCGCATCTGCATTGAGGCAGAATCTTCTCTTGACTATGGAGCCATCTTCAAATCAATGATCAAGTCGACCCCACTACCAATGAGCCCGTTGGAATCACTCGCTTCCTCTGCGGTTCGAACTGCAAATAAAGCTAGAGCAAAACTCATTGTCGTGATGACACGTGGTGGAACGACTGCCAAACTGGTCGCCAAGTACAGACCCGCGGTCCCAATCTTATCAGTTGTTGTCCCGGTCTTGACTACTGATTCATTTGATTGGGCTATCAGTGACGAAACCCCAGCAAGGCAGAGCCTGGTATACCGAGGATTGATTCCAGTTCTTGCTGAAGGATCTGCAAAAGCCACAGATGCTGAATCAACTGAAGTCATATTGGAAGGTGCTATGAAATTCGCCACAAGCAGAGGCCTTTGCCAGCCCGGTGACGCTATTGTTGCCCTTCATCGGATCGGGAGTTCTTCTATTATCAAGATTTGCTTGGTTAAGTGA